A window of Deltaproteobacteria bacterium genomic DNA:
GGTTGTGGGCGCGGAGGCGGGAACATAATCGATCACAGATTTTGAAGCCATTCGAGCAATACGGCGTCCTCTTGCCAGACAGATCTTCGGGGGAGTTCCGCCGAAGAACTCATAGGCGGCTGGCAGGTTCGAAGGGCTTCCTCCTTGGCGCGGATGTTGATCTCGGCGTACCGGTTCGTGGTCTCAAGACTCACGTGGCCAAGCCAGCCTCGAATCACGTTGACCTCCACGCCGGCTTCGAGAAGGTGGACAGCGGTCGTGTGCCTGAACACGTGCGGGGAGAGCCGGCGAGACGGCGCGCTTGGCGTGGAAGACAGAAGATCCCCGTGGCGTCTGACGATCTTGTAGATTCCGAAGCGCGTCAGGGGGCGCCCCTGGCGAGACGCGAAAACAGGATCTCCCGGGCCCACGGGGCTGCGCCTTTCGGCGAGGACGTTGCGAAGAAGAGTTACGGTCTCAGGCCACAGTGGACAGAGCCTCCACTTGTCTCCCTTGCCATGGAGGCGAACGCGCGGCTGAGGACAAAGTTCCAGGTTCTCGACACGAAGCCCAGCCACTTCCTGGACGCGGGCACCCGTGTTGTAAAGGAACAGAAGGAGGGCCCGATCCCGCAGGGCCAGGCGCCCTCGTTTGGGAAGATGGGCGAAGAGGAAATGGACCTCGTCCCGTTCCAGGAAGTACGTCTCGGGAGGAGAGGTTCGCTTGGTCGGAATGGCGGCCACCCGCTGGGTCTCTGCCAGGGCCTCCGGCGTGCGGCTGGCCAAGTACTCGAAGAACATGCGTAGCGCCGCCAGTCGGTGGTTGCGGGTAGCCGGCCGATTCTCCCGATCGGCCTCGATGTGGCGCAGGAAACCCAGAACCCGGTCCGCCGTAAGATCGGACATGGACAGCCGGGAGAGCCTTCGGCGGCAGTCCCTGGCGGCAAAGCAAAGGAACAGCCGCACGGCGTCCCGGTAGCTCTTGACCGATGCGGGACGTAAGCCTTTCTGGACCTTCAGATGGTCTTCGAAGAACGAGCGGATGAGGCCACCCAGAGTCGGCGCGGTCATCAGAGGCCCCCTCCAAAGAGTACGGGCGCCGCGAAGCGCTCGAAACGGTCCGACGCCTCACTGAGAAGCTCGGCCGTGATCGTGAGGTAAACCGCGGTAGAGCTGGGCTCAACGTGTCCCAGGAAGGTGGAGAGATGGATGAGGCGGTCTGCCGGGTTGATACCGGAGCGGTACCACCGAAGGAGCGTGGCCACCGCGAATGAATGACGAAGGTCATGAAGCCTCGGGGGCGCAACACCCTGGGGAGGCGCGAATGC
This region includes:
- a CDS encoding tyrosine-type recombinase/integrase: MTAPTLGGLIRSFFEDHLKVQKGLRPASVKSYRDAVRLFLCFAARDCRRRLSRLSMSDLTADRVLGFLRHIEADRENRPATRNHRLAALRMFFEYLASRTPEALAETQRVAAIPTKRTSPPETYFLERDEVHFLFAHLPKRGRLALRDRALLLFLYNTGARVQEVAGLRVENLELCPQPRVRLHGKGDKWRLCPLWPETVTLLRNVLAERRSPVGPGDPVFASRQGRPLTRFGIYKIVRRHGDLLSSTPSAPSRRLSPHVFRHTTAVHLLEAGVEVNVIRGWLGHVSLETTNRYAEINIRAKEEALRTCQPPMSSSAELPRRSVWQEDAVLLEWLQNL